Proteins encoded together in one Mus caroli chromosome 4, CAROLI_EIJ_v1.1, whole genome shotgun sequence window:
- the LOC110292084 gene encoding cytochrome P450 4A10 isoform X3, producing the protein MSVSALSPTRFAGSLSGFLQVASVIGLLLLLVKAVQFYLHRKWLLKAFQQFPSPPFHWFFGHKQFKGEQELQEIVSCIENFPSAFPCWFWGSNAYLTVYDPDYMKVILGRSDPKANGIYRLLAPWIGYGLLLLNGQPWFQHRRMLTPAFHYDILKPYVKNMADSIRLMLDKWERLASQESSIEIFQHISLMTLDTVMKCAFSHKGSVQVDGNYKTYLQAIGDLHNLFHSRVRNIFHQNDTIYRLSSNGHLAKQACQLAHDHTDGVIKLRKDQLQNEGELENIKKKRRLDFLDILLFARMENGDSMSDKDLRAEVDTFMFEGHDTTASGVSWIFYALATHPEHQQRCREEVQSLLGDGSSITWDHLDQIPYTTMCIKEALRLYPPVPGIVRELSTSVTFPDGRSLPKELLGIFNLSIWMSVKERMKEFPHSLMTDFFVSSI; encoded by the exons ATGAGTGTCTCTGCTCTAAGCCCGACCCGATTTGCAGGCAGCCTCTCTGGATTCCTCCAAGTGGCCTCTGTGATTGGTCTGCTCCTGCTGCTGGTGAAAGCTGTCCAGTTCTACCTGCACAGGAAATGGCTACTCAAGGCTTTCCAGCAGTTCCCATCACCTCCTTTTCACTGGTTCTTTGGGCATAAG CAGTTCAAAGGCGAACAAGAACTACAGGAAATTGTGTCATGCATAGAGAACTTCCCAAGTGCCTTTCCTTGCTGGTTCTGGGGGAGCAACGCCTACTTAACTGTCTATGACCCTGACTACATGAAAGTGATTCTGGGGCGATCAG ATCCAAAGGCTAATGGTATCTACAGATTGCTAGCTCCTTGGATTG GGTATGGTTTACTCTTGTTGAATGGACAGCCATGGTTCCAGCACCGGAGGATGCTAACCCCAGCCTTCCACTATGACATTCTGAAACCCTATGTGAAAAACATGGCTGACTCCATTCGATTGATGCTA GACAAATGGGAACGGCTGGCAAGTCAGGAATCCTCAATAGAGATTTTTCAACACATCTCCTTAATGACCCTAGACACTGTCATGAAGTGTGCCTTCAGCCACAAGGGCAGTGTTCAGGTGGATGG AAATTACAAGACTTACCTCCAGGCCATTGGGGACTTGCATAACCTATTTCACTCCCGTGTGAGGAATATCTTTCATCAGAATGATACCATCTACAGACTTTCTTCCAATGGCCACTTGGCCAAACAAGCTTGTCAACTTGCCCATGATCACACAG ATGGAGTGATCAAGCTGAGAAAGGATCAGCTGCAAAATGAGggagagctagaaaatatcaagAAGAAGAGACGTTTGGATTTTCTGGATATCCTCTTATTTGCCAGA ATGGAGAATGGGGACAGCATGTCTGACAAGGACCTCCGTGCTGAGGTGGACACATTCATGTTTGAGGGCCATGACACCACAGCCAGTGGAGTCTCCTGGATCTTCTATGCTCTGGCCACACACCCTGAGCAccaacagagatgcagagaggaaGTTCAGAGCCTTCTGGGGGATGGATCCTCTATCACCTG GGATCACCTAGACCAGATTCCTTATACCACAATGTGCATCAAGGAGGCCCTAAGGCTCTACCCACCTGTCCCAGGCATTGTCAGAGAACTCAGTACATCTGTCACCTTCCCTGATGGACGCTCTTTACCCAAAG AACTCCTTGGAATCTTCAATTTGTCTATCTGGATGTCtgtgaaggaaagaatgaaggagttTCCTCACTCCCTGATGACTGACTTCTTTGTCTCTAGCATATGA